Proteins encoded in a region of the Pseudomonas shahriarae genome:
- the spoT gene encoding bifunctional GTP diphosphokinase/guanosine-3',5'-bis pyrophosphate 3'-pyrophosphohydrolase yields MPSIDALADRLSTYLGTDQVNLVRRAYFYAEQAHDGQRRRSGEAYVTHPLAVANILADMHMDHQSLMAAMLHDVIEDTGIAKEALSAQFGETVADLVDGVSKLTQMNFETKAEAQAENFQKMAMAMARDIRVILVKLADRLHNMRTLEVLSGEKRRRIAKETLEIYAPIANRLGMHAIRIEFEDLGFKAMHPMRSARIYQAVKRARGNRKEIVNKIEESLSHCLAIDEIEGEVSGRQKHIYGIYKKMRGKRRAFNEIMDVYAFRIIVDKVDTCYRVLGAVHNLYKPLPGRFKDYIAIPKANGYQSLHTTLFGMHGVPIEIQIRTREMEEMANNGIAAHWLYKSSGDEQPKGTHARARQWVKGVLEMQQRAGNSLEFIESVKIDLFPDEVYVFTPKGRIMELPKGSTAVDFAYAVHTDVGNSCIACRINRRLAPLSEPLQSGSTVEIVSAPGARPNPAWLNFVVTGKARTHIRHALKLQRRSESISLGERLLNKVLNGFDSSLEKIPAERVQAILHEYRQEAIEDLLEDIGLGNRMAYVVARRLLGEGEQLPSPEGPLAIRGTEGLVLSYAKCCTPIPGDPIVGHLSAGKGMVVHLDNCRNISEIRHNPEKCIQLSWAKDVTGEFNVELRVELEHQRGLIALLASSVNAADGNIEKISMDERDGRISVVQLVVSVHDRVHLARVIKKLRALTGVIRITRMRA; encoded by the coding sequence TTGCCGAGCATAGACGCCCTCGCCGATCGCTTATCGACCTACCTCGGCACCGACCAGGTCAACCTGGTCCGCCGAGCGTATTTCTACGCCGAACAAGCCCACGACGGCCAACGCCGCCGCAGCGGCGAGGCGTATGTCACCCATCCTCTTGCGGTGGCCAATATTCTTGCCGACATGCACATGGACCATCAGAGCCTGATGGCTGCGATGCTGCATGACGTGATCGAAGACACCGGCATTGCCAAGGAAGCGCTCAGTGCGCAATTTGGCGAAACCGTGGCCGACCTGGTCGACGGGGTCAGCAAGCTGACCCAGATGAACTTCGAGACCAAGGCCGAGGCCCAGGCGGAAAACTTCCAGAAGATGGCCATGGCCATGGCCCGGGACATCCGGGTGATCCTGGTCAAGCTGGCCGACCGGCTGCACAACATGCGCACGCTGGAAGTGCTGTCCGGTGAGAAACGCCGGCGCATTGCCAAGGAAACCCTGGAAATCTACGCGCCCATCGCCAACCGGCTGGGCATGCATGCCATTCGTATCGAATTCGAAGACCTGGGTTTCAAGGCGATGCACCCGATGCGCTCGGCGCGCATCTACCAGGCGGTCAAGCGCGCCCGGGGCAATCGCAAGGAAATCGTCAACAAGATCGAAGAGTCCCTGAGCCACTGCCTGGCAATCGACGAGATTGAAGGCGAAGTCAGCGGGCGGCAGAAGCATATCTACGGCATCTACAAGAAGATGCGCGGCAAGCGCCGGGCCTTCAACGAGATCATGGACGTGTATGCGTTCCGGATCATCGTCGACAAGGTCGATACCTGCTACCGCGTGCTGGGCGCTGTACATAATTTGTACAAACCCCTGCCAGGCCGCTTCAAGGACTACATCGCCATCCCCAAAGCCAACGGCTATCAGTCGCTGCATACCACGCTGTTCGGTATGCATGGGGTGCCGATCGAGATCCAGATCCGCACCCGGGAAATGGAAGAGATGGCCAACAACGGCATCGCCGCCCATTGGCTGTACAAATCCAGCGGCGACGAGCAGCCCAAAGGCACCCATGCCCGCGCCCGCCAGTGGGTCAAGGGCGTGCTGGAAATGCAGCAACGTGCCGGCAACTCCCTGGAATTCATCGAAAGCGTGAAAATCGACCTGTTCCCTGACGAGGTCTACGTGTTCACGCCAAAAGGCCGGATCATGGAGCTGCCCAAGGGCTCCACGGCGGTCGACTTTGCCTACGCAGTGCACACCGACGTCGGCAACAGTTGCATCGCCTGCCGGATCAACCGCCGCCTGGCCCCGCTGTCGGAACCGCTGCAAAGCGGCTCCACCGTGGAGATCGTCAGTGCGCCGGGGGCACGGCCGAACCCGGCCTGGCTCAACTTCGTAGTCACCGGCAAGGCCCGCACCCATATCCGCCACGCCCTGAAGCTGCAACGCCGCTCCGAGTCCATCAGCCTGGGCGAACGCCTGCTGAACAAGGTGCTCAACGGTTTCGACAGTTCCTTGGAGAAGATCCCCGCCGAGCGCGTGCAGGCGATCCTCCACGAGTACCGCCAGGAAGCCATCGAGGACTTGCTCGAAGACATCGGCCTGGGCAATCGCATGGCCTACGTGGTCGCCCGCCGCCTGCTCGGCGAGGGCGAGCAACTGCCGAGCCCCGAAGGCCCGCTGGCCATTCGCGGCACCGAAGGCCTGGTGCTGAGCTACGCCAAATGCTGCACACCGATCCCGGGCGACCCGATTGTCGGCCACCTGTCCGCCGGCAAAGGCATGGTCGTGCACCTGGACAACTGCCGCAATATCAGCGAAATACGCCACAACCCGGAAAAATGCATCCAGCTGTCCTGGGCCAAGGATGTGACCGGCGAATTCAACGTCGAGCTGCGGGTCGAGCTGGAGCATCAGCGCGGCCTGATCGCCTTGCTGGCCAGTAGCGTCAACGCCGCCGACGGCAATATCGAAAAAATCAGCATGGACGAACGTGATGGTCGCATCAGCGTGGTCCAACTGGTGGTCAGCGTGCACGACCGTGTACACCTGGCCCGCGTGATCAAGAAACTGCGTGCCCTGACTGGGGTTATCCGCATCACTCGCATGCGCGCATAA
- a CDS encoding RidA family protein, translating to MTKTVITSDKAPAAIGTYSQAIKAGNTVYMSGQIPLDPKTMELVEGFEAQTVQVFENLKSVAEAAGGSFKDIVKLNIFLTDLSHFAKVNEIMGKYFEQPYPARAAIGVAALPKGSQVEMDAILVIE from the coding sequence ATGACCAAGACTGTTATCACCAGCGACAAGGCACCTGCTGCCATCGGTACTTATTCCCAGGCGATCAAGGCGGGCAACACCGTCTACATGTCCGGCCAGATCCCTCTGGACCCAAAGACCATGGAACTGGTTGAAGGCTTCGAAGCCCAGACCGTACAAGTCTTCGAAAACCTCAAGTCGGTAGCCGAAGCCGCAGGCGGTTCGTTCAAGGACATCGTCAAGCTGAACATCTTCCTCACCGACCTGAGCCACTTCGCCAAGGTCAACGAGATCATGGGCAAGTACTTCGAACAACCCTACCCAGCCCGCGCCGCCATTGGCGTTGCCGCCCTTCCCAAGGGCTCCCAGGTTGAGATGGACGCGATTCTGGTCATCGAGTAA
- the exbB gene encoding tonB-system energizer ExbB: protein MTRNNLPASPTKPHSPSRVWRAITALLFSVLLAPTAALADATAPATPPAATAPAPAAAPALEQNAAAPGAPAVAPAATDPAAAEGVAPQDETGVVLEEDNTLGMAHDLSPWGMYQNADIIVKIVMIGLAIASIITWTIWIAKGFELLGAKRRLRTEIANLKKATTLKEASESAAIKGTLAHLLVHDALEEMRLSANTREKEGIKERVSFRLERLVAACGRNMSNGTGVLATIGSTAPFVGLFGTVWGIMNSFIGIAKTQTTNLAVVAPGIAEALLATALGLVAAIPAVVIYNVFARSIAGYKAQVSDASAEVLLLVSRDLDHLPTERSSQPHMVKVG, encoded by the coding sequence ATGACACGCAATAACCTCCCCGCTTCGCCAACCAAGCCTCACAGCCCGTCCCGCGTCTGGCGCGCGATAACTGCGTTGCTGTTCAGCGTCCTGCTGGCACCGACCGCCGCGCTCGCCGATGCCACGGCACCGGCCACTCCGCCTGCCGCTACTGCGCCAGCCCCGGCCGCGGCCCCCGCACTTGAGCAAAATGCCGCAGCACCCGGTGCTCCAGCTGTCGCTCCTGCGGCCACCGACCCGGCTGCTGCCGAAGGCGTAGCCCCGCAAGATGAAACCGGCGTGGTTCTGGAAGAAGACAACACCCTGGGCATGGCCCACGACCTGTCGCCTTGGGGCATGTATCAGAACGCTGACATCATCGTGAAGATCGTGATGATCGGCCTGGCCATCGCCTCGATCATCACCTGGACCATCTGGATTGCCAAAGGCTTCGAGCTGCTGGGCGCCAAACGCCGCCTGCGCACTGAAATCGCCAACCTGAAAAAAGCCACCACCCTTAAAGAAGCCAGCGAAAGCGCGGCCATCAAGGGCACCCTGGCCCACCTGCTGGTACACGACGCACTGGAAGAAATGCGTCTGTCGGCCAACACCCGCGAAAAGGAAGGCATCAAGGAACGCGTGAGCTTCCGCCTGGAGCGCCTGGTGGCAGCCTGCGGTCGCAACATGAGCAACGGCACCGGCGTGCTGGCGACCATCGGTTCCACCGCGCCGTTCGTCGGTCTGTTCGGTACCGTGTGGGGCATCATGAACAGCTTCATCGGCATCGCCAAGACCCAGACAACCAACCTCGCCGTCGTTGCCCCCGGCATCGCCGAAGCCCTGCTGGCAACTGCCCTGGGCCTGGTCGCCGCAATTCCGGCGGTGGTGATCTACAACGTATTCGCCCGTTCGATCGCCGGCTACAAGGCCCAGGTGTCGGACGCTTCGGCAGAAGTCCTGTTGCTGGTCAGCCGCGACCTCGATCACCTGCCTACCGAGCGCAGCTCGCAACCGCACATGGTGAAAGTGGGGTAA
- a CDS encoding SDR family oxidoreductase: MSAPSVVIAGCGDVGSRLASQLLAAGWEVHGLRRNVSRLPEGVIGIAGDLFKKDCPDTWPIGGVDYLVYCAAATDHDEAGYRKAYVEGLQHVLEWLDDYGQQPKQLVFVSSSSVYGQQNGEWVDETSTTQALGYSGQVMLEAEQVAFDSGIPATTVRLTGIYGPGREWLLSQVRQGYRVAVEPPLYGNRIHVDDAAGLLAFLLQHVEQGGSLDKVYIGVDDAPAPLAEVVGWLREYLGVTEWAEDASVRRAGSKQCSNARAKALGWTPTYPSYREGYAAILKG; the protein is encoded by the coding sequence ATGTCTGCGCCTTCTGTGGTGATCGCCGGTTGTGGTGATGTAGGTAGTCGGCTGGCTAGTCAATTGCTGGCTGCCGGATGGGAGGTGCATGGCCTGCGGCGTAATGTCTCGCGCCTGCCCGAAGGGGTGATCGGGATTGCCGGCGACCTGTTCAAAAAGGATTGTCCCGACACCTGGCCGATCGGCGGTGTGGACTACCTGGTGTACTGCGCAGCCGCCACCGACCATGACGAAGCGGGCTATCGCAAGGCCTATGTCGAAGGCTTGCAGCATGTGCTGGAATGGCTTGACGACTATGGCCAGCAGCCCAAGCAGCTTGTGTTTGTGTCCAGCAGCAGTGTCTATGGGCAGCAAAATGGCGAATGGGTCGATGAGACGTCGACTACCCAGGCCCTTGGCTATTCCGGGCAGGTGATGCTGGAAGCCGAGCAAGTAGCATTCGACAGCGGCATCCCGGCCACGACTGTGCGCTTGACCGGTATCTACGGGCCGGGGCGTGAATGGTTGTTGAGCCAGGTGCGCCAGGGCTATCGCGTGGCGGTGGAGCCGCCTTTGTACGGCAACCGGATACATGTTGATGATGCGGCAGGGTTGTTGGCGTTTCTGCTGCAACATGTAGAGCAGGGCGGTTCGTTGGACAAGGTCTATATCGGCGTCGACGACGCGCCGGCGCCGCTGGCTGAGGTTGTGGGCTGGCTGCGTGAGTACCTTGGGGTGACCGAGTGGGCCGAAGACGCCAGCGTGCGGCGCGCGGGCAGCAAGCAGTGCAGCAATGCGCGGGCCAAGGCGCTGGGCTGGACGCCAACCTATCCGAGTTATCGCGAAGGCTACGCCGCTATCCTCAAAGGCTGA